Proteins from a single region of Geothrix sp. PMB-07:
- a CDS encoding putative glycoside hydrolase gives MSMPSRAIIKNGWGLVLAMTLTGMGGSLEAGNPAQQPASVSPRIHGVKLYLNQDELQAKYPDDGKLLEELKQSGVNAVFTTFYEGRTAFYPSRILPQRDATIDLARFRAEAKRNHIAVGAICHIFYDADTVERRKDLIPVDQHGDSRFVNWQKFVCPSDKAYQAYKLSIVKEIARTLRPDILSLNFMRFPTTWEIIPADAKPDDLRNFCFCDRCLAQFQKAAGLRIPKQLTTTAQKAEWILKGHAEAWERWKTGTITGFVATASRAVRAIDPSIKVSVHVVPWTEATFERGLTRIAGQDVKALGAHVDYLSPMLYHKLIGHPPEYIHTLTAELQRNSGRGIMPSLQFAQVETEGQVSPAEFKEALGHALQEPSTGVLLYHWAELRPDATFPAIQREKRAIFQAAAPK, from the coding sequence ATGTCGATGCCATCCAGGGCCATCATCAAGAACGGGTGGGGCCTCGTCCTGGCCATGACCCTTACTGGAATGGGCGGCTCCCTCGAAGCGGGAAACCCCGCGCAACAGCCTGCATCGGTTTCCCCGCGCATCCATGGCGTGAAGCTGTACCTCAATCAGGATGAGCTGCAGGCGAAGTACCCGGATGACGGGAAATTGTTGGAAGAGCTGAAGCAGAGCGGTGTGAATGCCGTGTTCACCACCTTCTATGAAGGCCGGACCGCCTTCTACCCCAGCCGGATCCTGCCCCAGCGGGACGCCACCATCGATCTGGCCAGGTTCAGAGCCGAGGCGAAACGGAACCACATCGCGGTGGGCGCCATCTGCCACATCTTCTACGATGCCGACACCGTGGAGCGCCGCAAGGATCTGATCCCCGTGGATCAGCATGGCGATTCCCGATTCGTGAACTGGCAGAAGTTCGTCTGCCCTTCTGACAAGGCCTACCAGGCCTACAAGCTTTCCATCGTGAAGGAAATCGCCCGAACCCTCCGGCCCGACATTCTCAGTCTCAATTTCATGCGCTTCCCCACCACCTGGGAGATCATTCCCGCGGATGCCAAGCCGGACGATCTCCGGAATTTCTGTTTCTGCGACCGCTGCCTGGCCCAGTTCCAGAAAGCAGCCGGACTTCGGATTCCCAAACAGCTGACCACCACCGCACAGAAGGCCGAGTGGATTCTGAAGGGCCATGCCGAGGCCTGGGAGCGCTGGAAGACCGGCACCATTACCGGGTTTGTGGCAACCGCCAGCCGCGCCGTGCGGGCCATCGATCCCAGCATCAAGGTCTCCGTTCACGTGGTGCCTTGGACCGAAGCCACCTTCGAGCGCGGCCTCACGCGCATCGCCGGGCAGGATGTGAAAGCGCTGGGGGCGCACGTGGACTACCTGTCACCCATGCTGTACCACAAGCTCATCGGCCACCCGCCGGAGTACATCCACACCCTCACCGCCGAGCTGCAGCGGAATTCCGGCCGGGGCATCATGCCCAGCCTCCAGTTCGCCCAGGTGGAAACGGAGGGACAGGTCTCCCCAGCCGAATTCAAGGAGGCGCTTGGTCATGCCCTCCAGGAGCCCTCCACCGGCGTGCTGCTCTACCACTGGGCGGAGCTGAGGCCCGATGCCACCTTCCCTGCGATCCAGCGGGAGAAACGAGCCATCTTCCAGGCCGCCGCGCCGAAATAG
- a CDS encoding RNA polymerase sigma factor encodes MTPDAPATAAARPEGLGPAAPARTAILSRIRERIVAFAASRGAGAHAEDLAQEVLVLIHEKYGHLDRLEDLLPLAFQILRFKLAAHRRKAARRGEYDAVDVDVCPPASDAPDPATVLERKELLAKLMGGIAAMGERCRELFRLKLQGRTFPEIQSLLGAASLNTVYTWDHRCRKQLLETLGGTWAGTGGRGET; translated from the coding sequence ATGACCCCTGACGCCCCCGCCACCGCCGCCGCCCGCCCCGAGGGGCTGGGACCGGCTGCGCCCGCCCGGACGGCCATCCTCTCCCGCATCCGTGAAAGGATCGTGGCCTTCGCGGCATCCCGTGGTGCAGGCGCCCATGCGGAAGACCTGGCGCAGGAGGTGCTGGTGCTCATCCACGAAAAGTACGGCCACCTCGACCGCCTGGAGGACCTGCTGCCGTTGGCCTTCCAGATCCTGCGCTTCAAACTGGCGGCCCACCGCCGCAAGGCCGCCCGCCGGGGCGAGTACGATGCGGTGGATGTGGATGTCTGCCCGCCCGCCTCGGATGCGCCGGATCCTGCCACCGTGCTGGAACGCAAGGAACTGCTGGCGAAGCTCATGGGCGGCATCGCCGCCATGGGGGAACGCTGCCGCGAGTTGTTCCGCCTGAAGCTGCAGGGCAGGACCTTTCCCGAGATCCAGAGCCTGTTGGGCGCTGCCAGCCTCAACACCGTGTACACCTGGGATCACCGCTGCCGAAAACAGCTGTTGGAAACGCTGGGTGGGACCTGGGCCGGAACCGGCGGAAGGGGGGAGACATGA
- the surE gene encoding 5'/3'-nucleotidase SurE, translating to MSERLILLTNDDGLWAPGLAALARAAAPFGRVVTVAPDRNRSAISSALSLHNILRLNEVGPDRFACDGTPVDCVLLGVCEVLKRKPDWVLSGVNHGFNLGEDVFYSGTVGAAFEGRLQGAKAAAFSMHPGGSLEQAEPWITRFLSRWETMELPPNRIWNVNLPKGEPKGFHLTGQDSRAYHDLVERRVDPRNTPYFWIGGDAGPTYAKAPGSDAEAVFHGFASVTPLRLDLGCPETLARQTDFDSAFNG from the coding sequence ATGTCCGAACGCCTCATCCTGCTCACCAACGACGATGGCCTCTGGGCCCCCGGCCTGGCCGCCCTGGCCCGAGCCGCCGCCCCCTTCGGCCGCGTGGTCACCGTGGCCCCCGACCGCAACCGCTCGGCGATCTCTTCGGCCCTGAGCCTGCACAACATCCTGCGCCTGAACGAGGTGGGCCCCGACCGCTTCGCCTGCGACGGCACCCCCGTGGACTGCGTGCTGCTCGGCGTCTGCGAGGTGCTGAAGCGCAAACCCGACTGGGTGCTCTCCGGCGTGAACCACGGCTTCAACCTGGGGGAGGATGTCTTCTATTCCGGCACCGTGGGCGCGGCCTTCGAGGGCCGCCTGCAGGGCGCCAAGGCCGCGGCCTTCTCCATGCACCCCGGCGGTTCGCTGGAGCAGGCAGAGCCCTGGATCACCCGCTTCCTGAGCCGCTGGGAGACCATGGAGCTGCCGCCCAACCGCATCTGGAACGTGAACCTGCCCAAGGGCGAACCCAAGGGCTTCCACCTCACGGGCCAGGACAGCCGCGCCTACCACGACCTGGTGGAGCGCCGGGTGGATCCCCGCAACACGCCCTACTTCTGGATCGGCGGCGATGCGGGCCCCACCTACGCCAAGGCCCCGGGCAGCGACGCCGAGGCGGTGTTCCACGGCTTCGCCAGCGTCACCCCGCTGCGCCTGGATCTGGGCTGTCCGGAGACGCTGGCCCGGCAGACGGACTTCGATTCGGCCTTCAACGGGTAG
- a CDS encoding adenine phosphoribosyltransferase, whose amino-acid sequence MTLTTQFSPFVRDVPDFPKEGILFRDITPLLANAEAFGEAVAAMAQPVLTLQPTHVLGLESRGFIFGSALAQKLGVGFVPARKPGKLPMATYSEAYGLEYGTDALEIHTDAFKPGDRVLIVDDVMATGGTAAAAQRLVQRTGAQPVALTVFIELTSLPGREKVEGLPVFSVLRY is encoded by the coding sequence ATGACTCTGACCACCCAGTTCAGCCCCTTCGTCCGCGATGTGCCGGACTTCCCGAAAGAGGGCATCCTCTTCCGGGACATCACGCCCCTGCTGGCCAACGCCGAGGCCTTCGGCGAGGCCGTGGCCGCCATGGCCCAGCCGGTGCTCACCCTCCAGCCCACCCACGTGCTCGGCCTGGAATCCCGGGGTTTCATCTTCGGCAGCGCCCTGGCCCAGAAGCTGGGCGTGGGCTTCGTGCCCGCCCGCAAGCCCGGCAAGCTGCCCATGGCCACCTACTCGGAGGCTTATGGCCTGGAGTACGGCACGGACGCGCTGGAGATCCACACGGATGCCTTCAAGCCCGGCGACCGGGTGCTCATCGTGGATGACGTCATGGCCACCGGCGGCACCGCCGCCGCTGCCCAGCGCCTCGTGCAGCGCACCGGCGCCCAGCCCGTGGCCCTCACGGTGTTCATCGAACTGACCTCCCTGCCCGGCCGCGAAAAGGTCGAGGGCCTGCCCGTCTTCAGCGTCCTGCGCTACTGA
- a CDS encoding NAD-dependent epimerase/dehydratase family protein, which translates to MQTRAANQGTLLIVGCGYVGTRLARRLMGEGPLLALVRRHAAAETLLGQGIPAVAMDVAREAAAVSLSLPSDLRAVVYLVPPGGPGAEDLRLVAFLEATAEAAPRAFVYISTTGVYGDTGGAAVDEASPTVPREDRSRQRLDAEQQVACWCEARGARAVVLRVPAIYGPHRLPLERLQRGEPVLREADSGPGNRIHVDDLVEACVAALERPAAGAFNLTDGAPESMAAFSRRVAALAGLPPPRQVSWAEAQTQLSPGLLAFLRESRLVTSRRREELGWSPTYANPEDGIRASLTEMGWMSEP; encoded by the coding sequence ATGCAGACGCGCGCGGCAAACCAGGGCACCCTCCTCATCGTGGGCTGCGGCTACGTGGGCACGCGGCTGGCCCGGCGTTTGATGGGAGAGGGCCCCCTGTTGGCCCTGGTGCGCCGGCACGCCGCCGCAGAGACGCTGCTGGGCCAGGGCATTCCTGCCGTGGCGATGGATGTGGCGCGGGAGGCCGCGGCGGTTTCGCTGAGCCTTCCCTCCGATCTGCGGGCCGTGGTGTACCTGGTTCCACCCGGCGGGCCCGGGGCCGAAGACCTGCGCCTGGTCGCGTTTCTCGAAGCCACGGCAGAGGCCGCTCCCAGGGCCTTTGTGTACATCAGCACCACGGGCGTCTACGGTGATACCGGCGGCGCGGCCGTGGACGAGGCGAGCCCGACGGTGCCGCGCGAGGACCGCTCCCGCCAGCGCCTGGACGCCGAACAGCAGGTGGCTTGTTGGTGCGAGGCCCGGGGGGCGCGTGCCGTGGTGTTGCGGGTGCCCGCCATCTACGGCCCCCATCGACTGCCCCTGGAGCGCCTGCAGCGGGGCGAACCCGTGCTGCGCGAGGCCGATTCCGGCCCCGGCAACCGCATCCACGTGGACGACCTGGTCGAGGCCTGCGTGGCGGCCCTGGAGCGGCCCGCGGCGGGCGCCTTCAACCTCACGGATGGAGCCCCGGAAAGCATGGCCGCCTTCAGCCGTCGTGTGGCCGCCCTGGCCGGGTTGCCACCGCCACGGCAGGTTTCCTGGGCTGAGGCCCAGACGCAGCTGAGCCCCGGCCTGCTGGCCTTCCTGCGGGAATCCCGCCTCGTCACCAGCCGACGCCGGGAGGAGCTGGGCTGGTCGCCCACATACGCCAACCCGGAGGACGGCATCCGCGCCAGCCTCACCGAGATGGGCTGGATGTCAGAGCCATGA
- a CDS encoding PKD domain-containing protein: MKAFLWGAALSLVFVCALGCSSGGASSKTDPAPPVQDTSITVTTSLQRGVAPLSVFFDVTGSPRFADGSYVNATCLWDFGEAPADADVKYPTGNGFVAAHVFRKPGTYTVKLRVFDAATGSTPISKEVVIQIDPFVPDPAIPQSGTYCISTSGDDANPGTQDRPFKTVAKAMTRLNKAPLKNHVQLLFKAGETFPVTSTVLFDEVSGYVLIGRYGDPTAPNPVWQSSMPEDFVLRVNQGTGWRITNLHVRGTSRDWKKVGNNEIVSAGIFLNGDGNLWDRVETENVGQGALGVGGHDNTQSECWVHNFNGGGWSSGSDGAAYIGNTEEDNGGMNPQHGLRIQSGSRIYLADNRFHDNGHNFDNVTVRGDTDRVVLWRNSIHGLLSIIPQNRNGSPKEFQHGVLVDSNQFLAQDHANTALALELMGQDITVRNNRFLDYNRAVLVAGGALSGPAARINLLHNTIMGGSTPATSREYLDVAYFDASCSGIRVLNNLFVDNTVEGIAPWWEAWKGYKYHTFCQGSGKALAESDHNRIFGRALDKNTGLDFLFPQSSRTGDPATGTLEGWRLDTGFDQHTVVADPQLLSLDPANADFGKPGDRNLRSGQAVPVFVDARGNPRDAKTPTVGALELP, translated from the coding sequence ATGAAAGCGTTTCTTTGGGGAGCAGCCCTCTCGCTTGTGTTCGTCTGTGCCCTGGGCTGTTCGTCCGGCGGCGCCTCCTCCAAGACGGATCCGGCGCCGCCGGTCCAGGACACCTCGATCACGGTGACCACCAGCCTGCAGCGGGGCGTGGCGCCCCTGTCGGTGTTCTTCGATGTGACCGGCTCACCGCGGTTCGCCGACGGCTCCTACGTGAACGCCACCTGCCTCTGGGACTTCGGCGAGGCCCCCGCCGACGCCGACGTGAAATACCCCACCGGCAACGGCTTCGTGGCGGCCCACGTCTTCCGCAAACCGGGCACCTATACCGTGAAGCTCCGAGTCTTCGATGCGGCCACGGGGTCGACGCCCATCTCCAAGGAGGTGGTCATCCAGATCGATCCCTTCGTCCCCGACCCCGCCATCCCGCAGTCCGGCACCTACTGCATCTCCACCTCGGGAGATGACGCCAACCCCGGCACCCAGGACCGCCCCTTCAAGACCGTGGCCAAGGCCATGACCCGCCTGAACAAGGCCCCCCTGAAGAACCACGTGCAGCTGCTGTTCAAGGCAGGGGAGACCTTTCCCGTGACGTCCACCGTGCTGTTCGACGAGGTCTCCGGCTACGTGCTGATCGGACGCTATGGCGACCCCACGGCACCGAACCCCGTGTGGCAGTCGTCGATGCCCGAGGACTTCGTGCTGCGCGTCAACCAGGGGACCGGCTGGCGGATCACCAACCTGCACGTGCGCGGCACCAGCCGCGACTGGAAGAAGGTGGGCAACAACGAAATCGTGTCCGCAGGGATTTTCCTCAACGGGGATGGCAACCTGTGGGACCGGGTCGAAACAGAGAACGTGGGCCAAGGGGCCCTCGGGGTGGGTGGGCACGACAACACCCAGTCGGAGTGCTGGGTCCACAACTTCAACGGAGGGGGCTGGTCCTCCGGTTCCGACGGGGCCGCCTACATCGGGAACACCGAGGAGGACAACGGCGGGATGAACCCCCAGCACGGGCTGCGGATCCAGTCGGGCTCCCGGATCTATCTGGCTGACAACCGGTTCCACGACAATGGACACAACTTCGACAACGTGACCGTGCGCGGCGACACGGACCGGGTGGTGCTGTGGCGCAACTCCATCCACGGGCTGCTGTCGATCATTCCCCAGAACCGGAACGGATCGCCCAAGGAGTTCCAGCATGGGGTCCTGGTGGATTCGAACCAGTTCCTGGCGCAGGACCACGCGAACACGGCCCTGGCTCTGGAGCTCATGGGCCAGGACATCACCGTCCGCAACAACCGGTTTCTCGACTACAACCGGGCGGTGCTGGTGGCCGGTGGCGCACTCTCCGGCCCGGCGGCGCGGATCAACCTCCTCCACAACACCATCATGGGGGGATCGACGCCGGCCACCTCGCGGGAGTATCTGGATGTGGCCTACTTCGACGCAAGCTGCTCAGGCATCCGCGTACTGAACAACCTCTTCGTGGACAACACTGTCGAGGGGATCGCCCCCTGGTGGGAAGCCTGGAAGGGCTACAAGTACCACACGTTCTGCCAGGGCAGCGGGAAAGCCCTGGCCGAATCGGACCACAACCGGATCTTCGGCCGAGCGCTGGACAAGAACACGGGCCTCGATTTCCTCTTTCCCCAGTCCAGCCGCACAGGGGATCCCGCGACCGGCACGCTGGAGGGCTGGCGATTGGACACGGGCTTCGACCAGCACACGGTCGTCGCCGACCCCCAGCTGCTCTCCCTCGATCCCGCCAACGCTGATTTCGGAAAGCCGGGAGACCGGAACCTCCGGTCGGGCCAGGCGGTGCCGGTGTTCGTCGACGCCCGGGGCAACCCCCGGGATGCCAAGACGCCCACGGTGGGCGCGCTGGAACTGCCCTGA
- a CDS encoding ATP-binding protein → MNPAPKRHPELTRLYVAAGLVATILVIILGYKALGNRVAEGGLDAPTRWSLVAVGVLNALAIGTLLFIVARSAAKLYFERKSGILGSRLRTRMVLTLFIVGIVPSLILYMVGRDFISKNVERWFSPQTEITIRDGQKMAEDLRAAARGRLEFGEGRLLASASAEPPVIRAASGLDLVAALGPRGEGAVRSLDLAPGLPPPDLAVLSGDSLQESKEGLWMLRTVARGDGGWVVGIFMPRETLDRVLALEQRYRESQQIRANKQTLETLPQNTFLFLTMLTLFFAVWSGLALAKSLSEPIRALAKAAQRVGSGDLDVQLPELGEDELAFLARTFNAMTRDLKTNRAAIEAQASRLEQQRAYLDQLLAALPVGVMSWRADGELRTFNAAAQAWLGLESFDPAESTWAAVASSPRLGRLPELLRAVRDSKRGVQEEFRLGGEGEGRPVRAILEPLQGGGVLAVLEDLSLLAQAEKRAAWQEVARRMAHEVKNPLTPIQLTAQRLLRKHREGRLDGESVQEGAETILAEVASLSRLVDSFSRFARLPVPQFSPCDPADLLRQVAALYGPNHPDIRWELRLPEGPVSALWDGDMVKRGLINLVDNAVAALEGKGTVALSLGAEGADLRFDVADDGAGVPEADRERLFEPYFSTKRKGTGLGLAIVRRIAQDHGGDARYEALERGSRFSLILPKAGKG, encoded by the coding sequence ATGAACCCCGCGCCCAAACGCCATCCCGAGCTCACGCGCCTCTATGTGGCCGCGGGCCTGGTGGCGACCATCCTGGTGATCATCCTGGGCTACAAGGCCCTGGGCAACCGCGTGGCCGAGGGCGGCCTGGATGCGCCCACCCGCTGGAGCCTGGTGGCCGTGGGGGTGCTCAACGCCCTGGCCATCGGCACCCTGCTGTTCATCGTGGCCCGCAGCGCGGCCAAGCTCTACTTCGAGCGCAAGAGTGGCATCCTGGGCTCGCGGCTGCGCACCCGCATGGTGCTGACGCTTTTCATCGTGGGCATCGTGCCGAGTCTGATCCTCTACATGGTGGGCCGCGATTTCATCAGCAAGAATGTGGAGCGCTGGTTCAGCCCCCAGACCGAGATCACCATCCGCGACGGGCAGAAGATGGCGGAGGATCTCCGCGCCGCGGCACGGGGGCGGCTGGAGTTCGGCGAGGGCCGCCTGCTGGCCTCCGCCTCGGCGGAGCCCCCGGTCATCCGCGCCGCCTCAGGCCTGGACTTGGTGGCCGCTCTCGGCCCGCGCGGTGAGGGTGCCGTGCGGTCCCTGGACCTGGCGCCGGGCCTGCCGCCGCCAGACCTGGCGGTACTCAGCGGCGACAGCCTCCAGGAATCCAAAGAGGGCCTGTGGATGCTCCGCACCGTGGCCCGGGGCGACGGCGGCTGGGTGGTGGGCATCTTCATGCCGCGGGAAACCCTGGACCGGGTGCTGGCGCTGGAGCAGCGCTACCGGGAGAGCCAGCAGATCCGCGCCAACAAGCAGACCCTGGAGACCCTGCCCCAGAACACCTTCCTGTTCCTCACCATGCTTACGCTGTTTTTCGCTGTTTGGTCGGGCCTGGCCCTGGCCAAATCCCTCAGCGAGCCCATCCGCGCCCTGGCCAAGGCCGCGCAGCGCGTGGGCAGCGGCGATCTGGACGTGCAGCTGCCCGAACTGGGCGAAGACGAACTGGCCTTCCTGGCCCGCACCTTCAACGCCATGACCCGCGATCTGAAGACCAACCGCGCCGCCATCGAGGCTCAGGCCAGCCGCCTGGAACAGCAGCGGGCCTACCTGGATCAGCTGCTGGCGGCCCTGCCCGTGGGTGTCATGAGCTGGCGGGCCGATGGCGAACTGCGCACCTTCAACGCGGCGGCCCAGGCCTGGCTGGGCCTGGAGTCCTTCGACCCCGCGGAATCCACCTGGGCCGCCGTGGCCTCCTCGCCGCGCTTGGGCCGCCTGCCGGAACTGCTGAGGGCCGTACGGGATTCCAAGCGGGGCGTGCAGGAGGAATTCCGGCTCGGCGGCGAGGGCGAAGGGCGGCCCGTGCGGGCCATCCTGGAACCCCTGCAGGGCGGTGGCGTGCTGGCGGTGCTGGAGGATCTGTCCCTGCTGGCCCAGGCGGAAAAGCGCGCCGCCTGGCAGGAGGTGGCGCGGCGCATGGCCCACGAAGTGAAGAACCCCCTCACGCCCATCCAGCTCACGGCCCAGCGCCTGCTGCGCAAGCACCGGGAGGGGCGCCTGGATGGCGAATCCGTGCAGGAAGGGGCCGAGACCATCCTGGCCGAAGTGGCCAGCCTGTCGCGGCTGGTGGACAGCTTCAGCCGCTTCGCCCGCCTGCCCGTACCCCAGTTCTCACCGTGTGATCCCGCGGACCTGCTGCGCCAGGTGGCGGCCCTCTACGGCCCCAACCATCCCGACATCCGCTGGGAGCTGCGTCTGCCTGAAGGTCCTGTATCGGCCCTGTGGGACGGCGACATGGTGAAGCGCGGCCTCATCAACCTGGTGGACAACGCCGTGGCGGCCCTGGAGGGCAAGGGCACCGTGGCCCTTTCCCTGGGGGCCGAAGGCGCCGACCTGCGCTTCGACGTGGCCGATGATGGGGCTGGGGTGCCGGAAGCGGACCGCGAACGCCTCTTCGAGCCCTACTTCTCCACCAAGCGCAAAGGCACCGGCCTGGGTCTCGCCATCGTGCGCCGCATCGCCCAGGATCACGGCGGCGATGCCCGCTATGAAGCCCTGGAGCGGGGCAGCCGCTTCAGCCTGATTCTGCCCAAGGCGGGGAAAGGCTAG
- a CDS encoding DNA methyltransferase, protein MGKRVTKVSSYNEHENRLLEITEPEAPFSISSTTINNSKIPILTRELWTSRQRQAHSLHEISYRACFKPQLPRFFISRLTEETQIVYDPFAGRGTTALESAFMGRQVISNDINPLSKIIIEPRLNPPNITTVSDRFRLIPKKPRQKIQNHLSMFFNDSTFDEIVALREYFFERQIDNKLDSCDAWIRMVATNRLTGHSSGFFSVYTLPPNQAASIDSQVKINIKYNQAPEYRDTQAIIIKKTRTLLSDIRDEERAILHKAGSTAMFLNCDARSTPDIPDESVALTVTSPPFLDIVQYAEDNWLRCWFNGLDVKEIEKGISTPSNVEAWKSIMQDVFIELYRITALGGHVAFEVGEIRRGKIKMEDLVIPLAMNAGFSPVGVLLNEQVFTKTSHIWGVQNNSGGTNTNRIILLKKIK, encoded by the coding sequence ATGGGAAAACGAGTAACAAAGGTGTCTAGTTACAACGAGCATGAAAATAGACTTCTAGAAATCACAGAACCCGAGGCTCCATTTTCAATTAGCTCCACCACAATCAATAATAGCAAGATTCCAATTTTAACAAGAGAGCTGTGGACATCGAGACAACGGCAGGCACACAGTCTGCATGAGATCAGCTATAGAGCTTGTTTTAAACCACAGCTACCTCGATTCTTTATTTCAAGACTCACAGAAGAAACCCAAATTGTGTACGACCCTTTTGCTGGAAGAGGAACAACGGCTCTTGAAAGTGCATTTATGGGACGTCAAGTAATTTCAAATGATATAAACCCGCTATCGAAAATAATAATTGAACCAAGATTAAACCCACCCAATATCACAACAGTTTCAGATCGATTCAGATTAATCCCCAAAAAGCCAAGACAAAAAATACAGAATCATCTCTCAATGTTTTTCAATGACTCCACCTTTGATGAAATTGTTGCGCTAAGAGAATACTTTTTCGAACGTCAGATAGATAACAAACTTGACTCATGTGATGCATGGATTCGCATGGTGGCCACCAATCGACTAACTGGCCACAGCAGTGGTTTTTTTAGTGTCTACACGTTACCGCCCAACCAAGCGGCGTCTATTGATAGTCAAGTTAAAATCAACATAAAATACAATCAAGCGCCTGAATATAGAGACACTCAAGCAATAATAATCAAAAAAACGAGAACACTCTTATCGGACATCCGTGATGAAGAGCGGGCTATACTCCACAAGGCCGGCTCAACCGCAATGTTCCTCAACTGTGATGCAAGGTCTACTCCGGACATCCCAGATGAGAGCGTAGCTTTGACTGTCACCTCACCACCATTTCTCGACATTGTTCAGTATGCAGAGGATAATTGGCTTAGATGTTGGTTCAATGGCCTGGATGTTAAAGAAATCGAAAAAGGTATTTCTACTCCATCCAATGTAGAGGCCTGGAAGTCCATAATGCAAGATGTTTTTATAGAACTATATAGAATCACAGCACTTGGTGGACATGTTGCCTTCGAGGTTGGTGAAATAAGAAGAGGCAAGATTAAGATGGAGGATCTCGTCATTCCTCTCGCAATGAACGCAGGTTTTTCTCCTGTCGGAGTACTATTAAATGAACAGGTATTTACAAAAACCTCTCATATATGGGGGGTCCAAAATAATTCGGGTGGCACAAATACTAACCGCATTATTTTATTAAAAAAAATCAAGTAA
- a CDS encoding OmpW family protein — translation MKTFATLTLLAAALAGSGLRAEEGPWMVRLRAVQIQPANKSEAAPGIPADAIHVSNKTIPEVDFSYFFNPNFAAELILTVPQEHDVTVAGTKIGTFKHLPPTLTAQWHFLPGETVNPYVGAGLNFTLISDVKLANGALDLDKSSLGLAAQAGVDFKVASNCYINLDVKYVQLKTDVKATATGAKVSTVKVDPFLYGVGVGYRF, via the coding sequence ATGAAGACCTTTGCCACCCTCACCCTGCTGGCCGCCGCCCTCGCGGGCTCCGGCCTCCGCGCCGAAGAAGGCCCCTGGATGGTCCGCCTGCGGGCCGTGCAGATCCAGCCCGCCAACAAGTCGGAGGCGGCCCCTGGCATTCCCGCCGATGCCATCCACGTGAGCAACAAGACCATCCCCGAAGTGGATTTCAGCTACTTCTTCAATCCGAACTTCGCCGCGGAGCTGATCCTCACGGTGCCCCAGGAGCACGACGTGACCGTGGCCGGCACGAAGATCGGCACCTTCAAGCACCTGCCGCCCACCCTCACGGCCCAGTGGCACTTCCTCCCGGGCGAGACCGTGAACCCCTACGTGGGCGCGGGCCTCAACTTCACGCTCATCTCCGATGTGAAGCTGGCCAACGGCGCGCTGGATCTGGACAAGAGCAGCCTCGGCCTGGCCGCCCAGGCGGGCGTGGATTTCAAGGTGGCCTCCAACTGCTACATCAACCTCGACGTGAAGTACGTGCAGCTGAAGACCGACGTGAAGGCCACCGCCACCGGCGCCAAGGTGAGCACTGTGAAAGTGGATCCGTTCCTCTACGGCGTGGGCGTCGGCTACCGGTTCTAG
- a CDS encoding Rrf2 family transcriptional regulator encodes MIGISRQSDYAARLVLHLACLPAGTRVTIPEISKIRLLPAPYTRRIVADLVKAGILQTARGTGGGINLARPASAISLLDILDAVEGGVVLNACLEGGKPCVFSQGCRVQRAWGQATDLLQRHLATVTFDTLVEDSPEHQMAHLDRAAEGHKTLRSQPLVS; translated from the coding sequence ATGATCGGCATTTCCCGGCAGTCGGATTACGCAGCGCGTCTGGTGTTGCACCTGGCCTGCCTGCCCGCGGGGACCCGGGTGACCATTCCCGAGATCTCCAAGATCCGGCTGCTGCCTGCGCCCTACACGCGCCGCATCGTGGCCGACCTGGTGAAGGCGGGCATCCTCCAGACCGCCCGCGGCACCGGCGGCGGAATCAACCTCGCCCGGCCGGCCTCGGCCATTTCGCTGCTCGACATCCTCGACGCAGTGGAAGGGGGCGTGGTGCTGAATGCCTGCCTGGAAGGCGGCAAGCCCTGCGTGTTCAGCCAGGGCTGCCGCGTGCAGCGCGCCTGGGGGCAGGCCACGGATCTGCTGCAACGCCATCTGGCCACCGTCACCTTCGACACCCTGGTCGAAGACTCGCCGGAGCACCAGATGGCCCACCTTGACCGGGCCGCCGAGGGCCACAAGACCCTCCGCAGCCAACCCCTCGTGTCCTGA